From Rhodococcus sp. B7740:
ACGCACGCAGCGGAGCATCGCTGTGGGTGGTTCCGGCCAACATCGCGTCGTACACCGACGTCGATGCGCTCATCGAGTGGATCGGCAGCGACTTCGTCGACACTGCCGGTGGCGCGAAGACCCTGGTCAAGGCCGCAGCGACGCCGACGATGCTGTTCCCGTTCGCCGCACCGCGGGTCATGGGCGAGATGTCCGACGCCGGAGCTCGCGCCGAGATGGAAATGCGCGTGCTGCTCTGGTCGGTCGAACGGTTGATCGGCGGACTGTCCAAGGTCGGTCACGACACCGACATCGACACCCACCTGCACGTGGTGCTGCCGGGATCGCCGAACCGCGGAATGTTCGGTGGCGACGGTGCCTACGGTGAGTCGAAGGCTGCACTCGATGCAGTTGTCGCCAAGTGGGGTTCGGAGAAGAACTGGGCCGAGCGGGTGTCCATCGCCCACGCACATATCGGGTGGGTGCGCGGCACCGGCCTGATGGGTGGCAACGATCCCATCGTCGAGGCCGTCGAGGCCGAGGGTGTGCGCACCTGGTCGACCGACGAGATGGCGACCGAGCTGCTCGAACTGTGCACGCCTGCCGCTCGCCGACAGGCTGCGCAGGAGCCGATCGTCGCCGATCTCACGGGCGGGCTGGCCAACACCAAGCTCAACCTCGTCGAACTCGCTCGAGACGCAGCTGCGTCCGTGGCCGAGAAGACCGAAGAGGTCGTTAACAGTTCGGTTATCGCGGCACTGCCCGCACCGCCGCGGCTGTCGACGACGACCACCGCTCCGGCGTGGCCGACACTCGATGTCGACCCGAAGGACCTCGTCGTCATCGTCGGTGCGGGCGAGCTCGGACCGTACGGTTCGGCACGTACCCGCTTCGAGATGGAGGTCGACGAGCAGCTCTCTGCCGCAGGCGTTCTCGAACTCGCGTGGAACACCGGCCTGATCGCCTGGGAGAACGATCCCAAGCCGGGTTGGTACGACATCGAGTCCGGTGACCTGGTGCCCGAGGAGGACATCGCCGACAAGTACCACGACATCGTGGTCGAGAAGTGCGGCATCCGCACCTACGGCGACGACGGCGCGATGGTCGGCAACACCGCTCCGCTGATGACCTCGATCTTCCTCGACAACGACCTGACATTCGTGGTCGGAACCGAGATCGATGCCCGGTCGTTCGCAGCAGCGGATCCCGAGCACACGCTGATCACGCCGGTCCCGGATTCGAGCGACTGGCAGGTCACCCGCAAGGCGGGCACCGAGATTCGCGTCCCGCGCAAAATGAAGCTCACTCGCACCGTGGGTGGGCAGATTCCGACCGGATTCGATCCGACCAAGTGGGGCATCTCGCCCGACATGGCCAGCTCGGTCGACCGAGTCGCACTGTGGAACATCGTCACCACGGTCGACGCGTTCATCTCCTCGGGCTTCAACCCGTCGGAATTGATGCGCTGGGTGCACCCCACGCTGGTGGCCAACACACAGGGCACCGGCATGGGCGGCATGGAGTCCATGCGCTCGCTGTACATCGACACCCTGCTCGGTGATGCTCGTGCGAACGACATCCTGCAGGAGGCTCTGCCGAATGTCGTTGCTGCGCACGTGGTCCAGTCGTACATCGGTAGCTACGGCGCGATGGTTCACCCCGTCGCCGCCTGCGCCACAGCGGCCGTCTCCGTCGAAGAAGGCGTCGACAAGATCAAGCTGGGCAAGGCGCAGCTCGTGGTCGCCGGCGGCTTCGACGACCTGAGCAACGAAGGCATCATCGGCTTCGGTGACATGTCGGCCACGGCAGACTCGGCAGCGATGACCGCCAAGGGCATCAGCGATCGGCGGTTCTCGCGGGCGAACGACCGCAGGCGCGGTGGATTCGTCGAATCCCACGGCGGCGGAACGATTCTGCTCGCTCGCGGCGACCTGGCACTCGAGATGGGCCTGCCGGTCCTCGGAGTGGTGGCCTACGCACAGTCGTACGGCGACGGAGTGCACACCTCCATCCCGGCTCCGGGACTCGGTGCGCTCAGTGCCGGTCGCGGCGGGAAGGATTCGGCGCTCGCACTCTCGCTCAACGCACTCGGCGTCAGCGCAGACGACGTGGCCGTGATCTCCAAGCACGACACCTCCACCGCAGCCAACGACCCCAACGAGGCGGAATTGCACACCCGCCTCGCCAAGGCCATCGGCCGTTCGGACGGCGCTCCGCTGTTTGTCGTCTCGCAGAAGAGCCTCACCGGACACTCGAAGGGTGGAGCGGCTGCCTGGCAGCTGATCGGCCTGTGCCAGGTGCTGGCCAACGGCGTCATTCCGCCGAACCGCAGCCTCGACTGCGTCGACGACAAGATGACCGCGTTCGAGCATCTGGTGTGGGCACGGGAGCCGCTGCGCTTCGGTGACTCGGTGCCGCTCAAGGCAGGTCTGCTCACCTCGCTCGGATTCGGTCACGTGTCCGGACTCATCGCCCTGGTGCACCCGCAGGCATTCGTCGAGGCCGTTCCGGCGGACCGGCGTGCGGAGTACATCGCGAAGGCGAACGAGCGCCGGATCGCCGGTCAGCGCAGGCTGATCTCCGCGATGGTGGGGGGAGACTCCCTCTACGAGCGGCCCGACGATCGACGGCTCGGACATGACGGGACGCCGGCCAAGACGTCACGTGAACTGGAGGCGAACGTGTTGCTCAACGAGTCCGCTCGCCTCGGCGAGGACGACGTCTACTCCTCCGGTCTGCCGGGTGCCATCTGATGGCGATCCTGGGAGTGGGTTTCGACCTGGTGACGGTGTCCGACTTCGCCGAGCAGATGGAGAAGGTCGGCACGACGATGATCCGCGACAGCTTCACCGCGGGCGAGCGCCGTCATGCCGCGACTAAGAGTTCCGATCCGACCCGCCACTACGCAGCACGGTGGGCGGCCAAGGAAGCAGTGCTGAAGGCATGGGCGACATCGCGATTCGCTCGGCCGCCGCAGATCGGTGACAACCCGTATCCGCTGATCGAGGTCGTCAACGATGCGTGGGGCCGGCCGTCCATCAAGTTGCACGGGATGGCGCAGGAGTTCCTGCCGACGGTGAAGATTCATCTGTCGCTGACGCACGACGGTGACATCGCCGCTGCCGTGGCAATTCTGGAGGAGTGAGTTCGCTCCGACAACGAGTCAGGCCCGTCCGATCCAGGTGATCGGGCGGGCCTTTCGTCTGTGCGGGCTCGGGTTGCTCAGGCTTGCTCGGTGTCGCTCGCCGAGCCGCCGGAGCGCCTGCTCTCCTTCTCGGCGACGAGCAGGTACGCCATCATGATGCGTTTGAGCTCGGCGACGGCGTCCTCGTGGCTCTGGCCGTCCTGCACGGAGAAGTTGAGCATCGAGTAGACGATGTGCACCAGCACCTGAGCCATGAGGTTGCGGCGATGCCGAGGCGTGCGCGGAGTGAGCGGTCCGAGCATGCGCGAGACCTGCTCGGCGAACTCCCGCTCGTGGATCACCCCGGTTGCGCGGGTCGACGGTGTCGACTGCATGGCGAGCCACACTTCGCGGCGCGACGGATCGGTCATCCACATGCCGGCCATGTGGTCGACGAAGTTGTTGAGGAAGCGCACCCAGTCCAGGGACGGCACCTCGCCGTCGAACTCGGCGAGCTCCTGTTGCACCCCGACGAGGTCCTGGCGGTTGAGCTCGCAGACGATGACGTACTTGTTGGCGAAGAACTGGTACAGGGTGCCGATCGGTAGTTCGGCGCGCGACGCGACTTCCTCGCAGGTGAACGACTCGAAACCGACGTCACTGAGCAACTCGCGTGAGGCTTGCAGCAGCGCGTCGAACTTGCGCTGGCTGCGTTCCTGGGTAGGACGCCGTCGCGGCATGAGCTCCTGAGTCTGTGCCGTCGACTCGAGCGCGGCGTCGAGACGGCGCGAGGACTGGGCACGAGCAGAGGATTCCACCCGGTCAGGCTATCCGGCGCGGGTGCTCGATATCCACAACGGTCCGCGAGGTCACGCCCGCAGGCTGCGCATCTGGCTCGAATAGGCGAGTTCCAGCCTAGGGTTTCGAAGAATCCTGGGGTCGATTACAAACGCCGGATCCTCATACTGTGACAAACTCCAAGACCGATCGGGGCCAATTTAACCGTCAACAGGTATGGTTTAGGTAACAGAATCAAATTCCGTGCAGGGTGATCGTCGTTCGGAACCGCTGAACGACGTTCATGGTCGGGTGCCTCCACCCTGAGCACAGGGAGACTGCCATGGCAATTATTGGTATAGCGATCGAATCTGGCTCGATGCAGACAGTGCTGTTGGAGCCGACCTCGGGCGAGGTTCTCGCCGACCGGACGACCCCGCTCGATCCCGACGCCGCCTCGGTTCTCACCGCCGCGATCGAGACGATGCGCAGCGAGGCGGCGACGCTCGACGAAGACGTGGACGCAGTGGCAGTGGTGTATCGAACCGAGGAGGAACGCGCGGAGTTCGCGGATGCCCTCGGCGACGAACCCGCAGTGCTGTCGTCGGTGACCGAGTCGTTCCTCGGCTGGCTGGCAACCTCGGAAGAATTCGCCGACGCGAAGACAGTGCTTCTGTACTACATGGGCGACACGGGCGTCTCCATTTCTCTCGCCGACGCAGCCGACGCCTCGATCACGCCGGCGAAGACTGCTGCGCTGGACTCGATGTCGCCCGAGCGCATCGGCAGCACCATCCCCTTGGCGTGGGAAGTGGTCGATCAATCCGGCAAGAAGCCCGAGTTCGTTGCGTTGTTCGGCGACCGGTCCAGTAGTCGAGACCTGGTCGACATCCTGTCCCTCGGACTCGGCGTTCCCGTCGCGCGCGTGGGTGATGCGGACCAGGTCGCAGCGCGGGGAGCTGCGCTGCTGGCGCATCAGGAGGAGCCGACAGCAGTGGCCGCACCGCCGGTGGCGACCGAGGAGCCGGAGCAGGTCGAGGCCGTCGAGACCGAGGTCGTGGAAGCGGACGAGATCGACGCCCGGATCGCCTTAGTCGAGGCCGCGGAGTCCGATCCAGAGGTAGCGGCGGACGCGGATGTCGACAGGGTGGTAGCGCCGCTTCCGGTGCCTGCCGTGTCGTCGGTCGTCGGGGCCGAGCCGGCCCGGTCGGCAGGCTCCGGGCGCAAGCTCGTGTTCGCCGCAGTGCTGCTGGCCGGGGTGCTCTCCGCAGGTGTCGCGGTCGCTGCGACGTTGCCGGATGAATCGGAGACGACTGCCGAACAGAGTGTCGATCGACGCGACGCCGGTACGGATCTGGTGGGAGCGACTCGGCAGGCGGACCCCACCGCGTCCGACCCGGTTGCGGTCGTCGTTCCACCGGCACCGGATATTGCGCCCCCGACCGAGGCGATTCCCCCGACAGTGGACCCGTGGGCGGTTGTCGAGCCCGCACCGACCACTGAGCCTTGGGTGACACAGGATCCGCCACGTCAGGCCGTGGCGGCTCCGCAGCCGGCAACGACCACGGTGGCCCCTCCGCAATTCACCGTTCCCGTTCCCATTCCGGAGCCGGGTAAGTCGCCCGAACAGCTCGAACAGGAAGCGTGGGATCGGCACTGGCAGCAAACCGGTGAGTGGATTCATCAGGAGCTCTCCGGCGGCTGACGGTGAACGGTTCGTATGACGAGTGATGACAGACTGGCTACGGCCCGTCTGTCATTTTCTCGTTTGGAGGATTCATGCCCGCCGATTCGCGACCCGTCGACGTTCGATCTGCAATCGCGTCGCAGATGCCCCGAGCGAAATCGGAGCTGGCAGAGTTGGTCCGGTTCGCCTCGGTGCACGATCCTCGGCAGTTTCCGGTCGAGGAATGCACCGGTGCGGCGCAGTGGGTGCAACGGGCATTCGTCGACGCGGGAATTCCCGACGTCCAACTGATCGAGACGGTCGACGGCTCACTGGCGGTCGTCGGTTCGCGGCCGGCTCGCGCGGGAGCGCCGACCGTTCTGCTGTACTCGCACTACGACGTTCAACCTCCGGGTGACCGAACACTGTGGAACAGTGAACCTTTCGAGCTGACCGAACGGGACGGCCGTTGGTACGGGCGGGGTTCGGCGGACTGCAAGGGCAACGTGATCATGCATTTGCTGGCGCTACGGGCACTGGGGGAGTCACTCGACGTCGGCGTGCGCATCATCTGCGAGGGTTCGGAAGAGATGGGCACGGGCGGGTTGGAAGCGCTCGTGGAGCAGCGACCCGAACTGTTCGTCGCAGACATGGTCGTCATCGGCGATACCGGGAACACGAAGGTGGGATCGCCGACGGTGACGACCACGCTTCGCGGTATCGCGAATGTAGTAGTGCACGTGGAAACGCTTGCAGGAGAAGTGCATTCCGGAATGTACGGCGGTCCTGCTCCCGATGCGCTCGCAGCCTTGGTGCAGGTGCTCTCCACGTTGCGGAACGAGCAGGGAGACACCGTCGTCGATGGTCTGGACGGAACGCAGACCTGGGACGGGGTCCCGTACGACGCCGAGCAGTTCCGTGCCGATGCCGGGGTGCTCGACGGCGTCGGGCTGGCCGGCTCGGGCTCGGTCGCGGAGGCGGTGTGGGCGCGGCCCGCTCTGACGATCCTGGGGATCGACTGTCCACCGGTGGTGGGGTCTGCTGCTGCGATCTCGCCTCGTGCGTCGGCACGGCTCAATCTGCGGGTACCGCCTGGAACGGATCCGCAGCGGGCTCAGGATGCCCTGGTGGCTCATCTGGAGGCGCGTACGCCGTGGAATGCGCGCGTCACCGTCGAGCGTGAAGCGATCGGATCGCCGTTTCGAGCCGGGACCGACGGGCCGGGATATGCGGCGCTGTCCGAGGCGTTGGCGGAGGCATTCGGGCATCCCATGGGGACGGCTGGCCAAGGTGGGTCGATTCCGCTGTGCAACGCGCTGGCTCAGGTGTTGCCGGACGCCGAGATCGTGCTGATGGGCGTCGAGGAACCTCGGTGTCGGATCCACGCTCCCAACGAGAGCGTGGATCCGTCGGAAATCGAGAAGATGGCCGTCGCCGAGGCGTTGTTCCTGCAGCGACTGGCCGGGTCCGGCAGTGAGGACTCAGACAGCTAGATCGCGGCGAAGCTTGGCGACGTGGCCGGTGGCCCGGACGTTGTACTGCGCCACCTCGATCTTGCCTGCCTCGTCGACGAGGAACGTGGAGCGAATGACGCCCTCGTAGACCTTGCCGTAGTTCTTCTTCTCCCCGAATGCGCCCCACGCCTGCAACGTCGTCTTCTCCTCGTCGGAGAGCAGGGGGAACGTCAGCTCTTCCTTGTCGCGGAACTTGGCGAGCTTGGCTGGCTTATCGGGGGAGATGCCGATGACTTCCAGGCCTTCTCCGTTGAGCTCGGCAAGGCTGTCCCGGAAGTCGCAGGCCTGCTTGGTGCAGCCGGGGGTGCTCGCGGCGGGGTAGAAGTACACGATCACCTTCTTGCCTGCATAGTCGGCGAGAGAGACGTCGTTGCCGTCGGCATCGGGCAGGGTGAACGCCGGAGCGGTGTCGCCCGGCTCGAGCTTGATGTATTCGGTCACCGCACGAGACTATCGAAATGTCGTCGTGCTCTAGGCTCGACTGCGACCGAGACTATTTGCAACAAGTTGGAGGACACGTGGCCAAGGACACCGACCGGATCGAGCGCGAGATCGAGGCCGCTCGCAATCAGCTCGCCAGCACCCTGGACGAGCTGAGCGTCCGTGCCAGCCCAAAGAACATCGTCGCCAATACCAAGCAGTCCGTGGTGGCCAAGCTCAACGAGCCGGCAGTGAAGTTCACTCTCCTCGGAGTCGGCGCAGTGGTGGCAGTTCTCGTGGTTCGCCGGATCTTCAACTGAGTCAGCAGGCGCTCCGACCAGCCGATTTCACATCTGGCGGTATCTGCTGTTAATGTTTCTCCCGCACCGCAGAGAACACGCGGTGCGGATCGGCGCCATTAGCTCAGTTGGTTAGAGCAGCTGACTCTTAATCAGCGGGTCCGGGGTTCGAATCCCTGATGGCGCACAACAGATGCCCTTGCCAGTGATTTCACTGGCAAGGGCACTTTTGTTTTGTTTCTCGCCTCGAACCGCTGGTCGCGGCCAGACACAGAATGTGGCATGAACAACTCCGCGCCGAAGGCACCCTTCCACGACGTTCGGGCTGGATCTCCGCGCTCGATGGGAATCATTCGCCCGTGAAGAGCTCATCGGGCAATTCTGTTCCGACCTCGAGGTCGATGAACTCGATGGTCTGGAACGTCGTGTGCCGTCTCAGCGCGATCCCGGTCTCGGAATCGAAGGCCACTGAACTCGGAAGACCTTGCCAGCCGGACGGTAGATCGAATTGCCAAGCCGGTCGCCCGCCGACTTCGACAGCGACACCCTCCGTCTCCTCGGCAAGCAGCGTGCTGAGTTCGACATCCCAATTTTTCTGCAGGTCGACCAGCGAATCAGGATGAACCCTCAGGCCCATCGGTGGCGCGTCCTTCACCAGAACTCCATCGACTCGTGACCAGATGTTCTGACGGTAGTCGCTGACGAACCGAACTCCGTACTCGTCTTCGAGTAGGTACGAGCGAAGCGGGCGATACCAGAAGCGAACCTCCGCTACTTGACCCTCCGTCGTCTCACTCGCTCGCCCATGCCGCGACAGTCGGTACGACTTTTGGTAGCGGTCGACGACAGCAGCCCAGGATGATTCGGACTCGAATGTTCTGGGTTGAGCGGGCGGCAGGGCGGGACCTGTCCGAACCACCACGACACCGAATATCCCCGTCGCCAGTACCTCACGGCTGACCCGCGACTGAGTCAGATGATCCGCCAACGCGAAAGACCCGGCCACGGCGGGAAAACCCTTGTTTCGGGGCGGCGGACCATCGATTCCTACTCCGCCGATGGTGCGCGCGGCATCGATTACCGACTTCGGTGCTACCGCTTCCTCGAGGTCGTAGTGATACGGATCGAAGTCGGCCACGATCTGCCCATTCGACCACCAAACAAACCGCTCTCCTGAACCAAGACTGCTGTGCGACACTATGTCTCGGCCTCGAAACAGTGGTTCCAAGTACGTCCCAGTCGCTGCTACGTACTGGGAATTCTGTTGGACGAGCAGAACGTTGTTGCCACCGAGATCGATGACGCCGACGAGTTGTGTGTTCAGGCCATCTGTCTTTCGAGCCGCGTCCAGATCCCATTCGGCAAACACGAGATCCTTGACGCCCGATGCCGTGACACGCTCACTGTCGTCGGCCTGAAGCGCCTGGATGGCTTCCGATGGCGACGCCGCGCACACTATCGTCGAGACGTATCCGCTTCCGATCCAGCCCTCGTACTGGGCAGGAATGAACATGTAATCCTGGAACGATCGCATACCACACGGTCTCATGTTGACGTTTTCAGACAATCCGAATGGAGCTCCGCGTCTGTCCTGATCAAGCGGGGATGTGGACTCTTGCGCACGATGAAGTGAAGTCGAGCGCGGCGAAGACAATCCCGGGTGGGGCTGTCGAATGTCCTTGCCACGCAGACGAGGAGTGCTGACGAGACTGGTCGAACGGGTACCTTGCACATGTCGCAGTCGGCTGCGGCTACCCGCATCGCAGATGCACTCGGGCGCACTACGGCAACAGTTTCCGGTATGGCGAACCGAATATTTTCTTCGTCCTGCGGCTGCCAGTAGCGTGCCCAGTCCGTCACGGATCCGCACCATCGTCGATTGTCCGACCCATGCTGCATGATCGCCGTGAACCGCAACTGATGGTCAGTCGAAAGGAAGCTCTCCATGGCAGCCGAAACCGCCGTCCTGTCCGGTGTCACCGTCATCGTCTCTCACAAGACCCTGCCGAACCAGCGCGACGCCGTCCGAGCCCTCTGGGAAAAGCACATGGCACCGGCCGTCCTCGACAACCCCGGACATCTCGCCTACTACTACGGTCTCGACGTCGACGATCCCGATGGCATCACAGCCTTCCAGCACTACCGCACCGCCGAAGACGCGCTCACGTTTCTCCAGCAACCCGCTTACCGGGCGTACGAACGTGAGGTGGCACCGTTGTTGGCCGGCGCACCACAGGTGCGCAGCCTCGTCCCGACGTGGATCAAGTAGGTAAGTAGCGCCATGATCGTGATGGCGATCCGTGCACGCGGCCACCGCACTTGTTGCGGCGGAGCAGCGAATGCGGATTGGTGCGCAGCGCCGCATACTTGCTCGTGAGATGAAACTCCCATGGGTCACCTTCGCTTCGTTCGCCCTTGCCGGGGCGCTCGTCATGTCGGCTGCACCCGTCTCGGCGGCTCCCGTCGCTGCCGATTTCTACGGAGCGCCCGTCGTCGGCCTGGAGGCGTATGCACCCGGGTCCATCGTGCGCCGAGAATCAGTGCCGCAGCTCGACCTCCTGGGAGCACGCACCGAACGCATTCTGTATCGATCGGCCGATCCCCGCGATCGTGCGGTGGCGGTGTCGGGGCTTCTGGTGACACCGACTCGGGCGTGGGACGGTGCCGGACCCCGGCCCGTGATCGCCTATGCGCCAGGAAGTTACGGGGTTGCCGATCGTTGCTCGGGGTCGACCGAGCAGGGACTGACAACCACGATGCCGGCACTGCTCCCACTGCTGGCGCAGGGGTACCAGGTGGTCACGACGGACTACCAAGGGCTCGGAACCCCGGGTGAGTACGAGTTCCTGGGCCGGGTCGCCGGCGCCCGTGCACTGCTGGACGCGGCACGGGCCGCAGCACATGAGACCGGCGCGCCCGTCGTGCTCTACGGATACTCGGCGGGCGGCGTCGCATCGGCCGCCGCCGCAGAGCTCGCATCCACCTACGCGCCCGAGTTGTCCGTGGTCGGGGCCTTCGTCGGTGCCGCTCCGACCGATCCGGTGGTCCGCGTCGAAGGCCAGGACGGCTCCGCATGGGCCGCGACGATGCTGTACACGATCGACGGTCTGATCGGCGCACACCCCGACCTCGCCGACCGGATCCGCGCCCTCTTCAACGATCGCGGACGTGCGGCACTCGATGCGGCACAGGACTTCTGTACCACCGACGCGCTCGCGTACGGACCGCTGCGATCCGAGGATCTGACTGCTGACGGCTCGTCCCTGGGAGAATTGATGACCGGGCCCGTGCTGGGGCCACTGACCGTGGCGAACACCGTCGGGTTCACCGCGCCCGTCGCGCCCGTGATGATCGTGCACGGCGTCCACGACGCGTCCGTCGAGATCGAGCAGAGCCGACTGCTCGCGCAGCGTTGGCGCGCCGCGGGTGCCGTGGACATCACCGTCCGCGAGTTCGATTTCGGAACCGAGCTCGTTCCGGAGTTCGACCACACGGCCACGAACGTCGCTGCCTACCCCGAGGTGATCGGATGGATCGATCGACTTGTCGCGCAGGCGTGATGCGACGCGCAACAGGTAGTAAGTGATGTAGATCACCCGTGACCGATGTGCGCTTGCTCGCCTTCGATTCGACTCACTTTCGACAGCTACCAGGTGCAAGGCGTACCGGAAAGCCTGCTGCTTCCGATAGCGGACCGACAGAACATGATTACCACTGGAAACGAGGCCACACCATGAGCAACCGCAGAAGTCTCTCCAGCCGACTCTTCGAGGGTCTAGGCCGCATCACTTGGGGCTACGGCAAGCGAAAGCTGGAGGAACGGCGCGCACGCAAGCGCGGACAGCGATAGGCCGAACGGTGGGTGTCCGATTTCGGCACCCTCGGTCGGTACGGTGCAGGGATGGACGGATTCGAGGTAGGCGACGGAGTCACACCGCTGATCGGGCCCATGGCAGGTATGTACGGAACCGTGGTCTGGTTCTACGAGGACAAGCAACAGTTGCTCGTTCGCTTCGGCGCTTCCCAGCAGATGTACTACGCGGAGGACGAGCTGAAACGATGGGGTGAGTAGTCGCCGGCTCGACCCAGATCGGAATAATTGAATCTTCACCGATGCTGATGGAGTCGACCAACCCGAATCGAAAGGTCCCACCATGCATCTGGGCGTAGACAGCTTCGTCTCTTCCGTGACCGATCCGACCGACGGCCGGGTGATCGCTCCCGAGGAGCGAATGGGTCACCTGCTGGAAGAGATCGCCCTCGCGGATCAGGTCGGGCTCTACTCGTTCGGCATCGGCGAGCATCACCGCAGCGAGTACTACGATTCGGCTCCGTCGATCATTCTTGCCGCAGCAGCCGCGCGCACCGAGAACATCCGACTCGGCAGCGCAGTCAAGGTGCTCAGCGCAGACGATCCGGTACGGGTGTTCCAGGAGTTCGCCACCCTGGATCTGATCTCCAAGGGCCGGATCGACCTGGTCGTGGGACGTGGATCCTTCACCGAATCCTTCCCTCTGTTCGGCCTCGACCTGGCCGATTACGACTCGCTCTTCGCCGAGAAGCTCGACCTCCTGCTGCAGATCCGCGACAACGTCGAGGTCACCTGGTCCGGTCGGCACCGCCCGGCACTGACCCGCCAGGGCATCTACCCGCGTCCGCTGCAGGATCCGTTGCCGATCTGGGTCGGCGTCGGTGGTACGCCTGAATCCTTCGCTCGCGCAGGGCTTCTCGGGCTCCCTCTGATGATTGCCATCATCGGCGGAGAACCTCGACAGTTCGCCCCGCTCGTCGATCTGTACCGTCGCGCCGGAGCGCAGGCGGGCCACCCGCCGGAGCAGCTGAAGGTGGGTCTGCACGTGTTCGGCTTCGTCGCCGAGACCACGACGGCCGCAGCCGACACCATCTACCCCGGCTGGAACGAGATGTTCACCAAGATCTCTCGGGAACGTGGATTCGCTCGGCCCAGCCGGCAACAGTTCGATGCCACCTCCGGTCCCAACGGTGCGTTCTTCATGGGAGATCCGAAGACGGTGGCGGACAAGATCCTGCGAGTGAGCGATCAACTGGGAGGTGTGGACCGGCTGTCGTTGCAGATGACCAATCCGCGACTGGCGCACAGTGACCTGTTGCGCGGGATCGAACTCCTCGGCACCGAGGTCGCTCCTCTGGTCGCAGGTAGTTAGCGCTGCGCTGGCGGCTCGGTCAGTTCGAGGCCCATTCCATTTCGTCGACGCCTGCGACAGGCGTCAGCAGAGAACGGATCTCGGCCGAGTACATGGTGCGTTTGATCTCGCCCAGGACGTCACCGCGGGTGCCGGCCAACTCGGCTGCGCGCGCGATGGCGTCCTCGCGTACCCGCTCCTGCGTCGAGACCGCGTCGACCAGGCCGAGCGCCATGGCGTCGCCACCGCCGTACCGGCGGCCGGTCGTCAAAGCCTCGTGGAACGCATGTGGAGCCAACCTGGCACGCACCATGTCGACGGTTCCCGGGCTGTACGTCGCACCGATGTTCACGCCGGGGAAGCAGAGAAATCCGCGATCGGATCGCATGATCCGGTAGTCGTGCGCCATCACGAAGAACGCGGCACCACCGTAGGTGTGTCCCTGCATGGCCGCGACGGTCTGCATCGGAAATGTCAGGAAGCGCACCAACATCTCCTGCACCGTCCCGATGAATCGGTTGATCTGGTCGAGGTTCTCGGCACCCCAGGACAGATCGACTCCCGTGGAGAAGAACTT
This genomic window contains:
- a CDS encoding LLM class flavin-dependent oxidoreductase encodes the protein MHLGVDSFVSSVTDPTDGRVIAPEERMGHLLEEIALADQVGLYSFGIGEHHRSEYYDSAPSIILAAAAARTENIRLGSAVKVLSADDPVRVFQEFATLDLISKGRIDLVVGRGSFTESFPLFGLDLADYDSLFAEKLDLLLQIRDNVEVTWSGRHRPALTRQGIYPRPLQDPLPIWVGVGGTPESFARAGLLGLPLMIAIIGGEPRQFAPLVDLYRRAGAQAGHPPEQLKVGLHVFGFVAETTTAAADTIYPGWNEMFTKISRERGFARPSRQQFDATSGPNGAFFMGDPKTVADKILRVSDQLGGVDRLSLQMTNPRLAHSDLLRGIELLGTEVAPLVAGS
- a CDS encoding enoyl-CoA hydratase-related protein; its protein translation is MPYLERFDDVFVLNLGSRGVDDTENRISPNWVAEINALLDEIETGTGPAALVTTATGKFFSTGVDLSWGAENLDQINRFIGTVQEMLVRFLTFPMQTVAAMQGHTYGGAAFFVMAHDYRIMRSDRGFLCFPGVNIGATYSPGTVDMVRARLAPHAFHEALTTGRRYGGGDAMALGLVDAVSTQERVREDAIARAAELAGTRGDVLGEIKRTMYSAEIRSLLTPVAGVDEMEWASN